The Mauremys reevesii isolate NIE-2019 linkage group 13, ASM1616193v1, whole genome shotgun sequence genome contains a region encoding:
- the LOC120380208 gene encoding olfactory receptor 14A16-like: MSNRTTVTEFLLLGFSDVRELQILHFVMFLVIYLAALVGNLLIIIVVSFDHHLHTPMYFFLMNLSILDIGSISVPVPKSMANSLMNTRSISYSGCVTQVFFFMFFAVTEYSLLTIMAYDRYIAICQPLHYERVMNRRACVQMAASAWMSVFVYTALHTGNTFSLSFCGGNMVDQFFCEIPQLLKLACSDSYLHETGVIVFSVCLGLGCFVFIVVSYVQIFTTVLRIPSVLGRQKAFSTCLPHLVVVSFFLCTAIFAYLNPSSSSTSGLNIMVAVLYSVMPPVMNPIIYSMRNKEIKAALKKLIEGRLFTKNKMSIFHL; the protein is encoded by the coding sequence ATGTCCAACCGAACCACTGTGaccgagttccttctcctgggattctctgacgttcgggagctgcagattttgcactttgtgATGTTTCTGGTGATTTATCTGGCAGCCCTGGtggggaatcttctcatcatcaTAGTTGTTTCCTTTGACcaccaccttcacacccccatgtacttcttcctgatgaatTTGTCCATTCTAGACATCGGCTCCATTTCAGTCCCAgtccccaaatccatggccaacTCCCTCATGAACACCAGGTCAATATCTTATTCTGGATGCGTCACCCAGGTCTTTTTCTTTATGTTCTTTGCTGTAACCGAGTACTCCTTACTCACCATCATGGCATATGACCGATACAtcgccatctgccaaccactcCACTATGAGAGagtgatgaacaggagagcttgtgtccaaatggcagccagtgctTGGATGAGTGtttttgtctacactgcactgcacACCGGGAACACCTTTTCACTATCCTTCTGTGGAGGCAACATGGTGGATCAGTTtttctgtgaaatcccccagctCCTCAAGCTCGCCTGCTCTGACTCATACCTTCATGAAACTGGGGTTATTGTCTTTAGTGTGTGCTTAGGCTTAGGCTGCTTTGTTTTTATAGTTGTGTCGTATGTTCAGATCTTCACCAcagtgctgagaatcccctctgTGCTGGGCCGGCAAAAAGCGTTCTCCACTTGCCTCCCTCACCTTGTTGTGgtctcctttttcctttgtactGCTATCTTTGCCTACCTGAATCCCTCCTCCAGCTCAACATCAGGTCTGAATATCAtggtggctgttctctattcTGTGATGCCTCCAGTGATGAATCcgatcatctacagcatgaggaacaaggagatcaaagctgcacTGAAGAAACTGATAGAGGGGAGGTTATTCACCAAAAACAAAATGTCCATCTTTCATCTTTGA